Part of the Pseudarthrobacter sp. L1SW genome, CCTCGAGGCTGCCGGGCGCCATGGCTGTCATTCCCGTGCCAATGACGATCGAAGCGGCGGAACCTGGCGGCGTCAGCTGCACTACCCTCATCCCGGGAATGTGCTCCACATCGTGGTCAAGTACGAAGCCCAGCTTCTCCGTATAAAAGGACTTCGCCCTGTCCACATCGGACACGGGTACCTGCACAACCTCAAGGCGCATCTCCATCCGCCCACACTATCCCGTCAAAGCCGCTGGTCAGGAGGCTGCTTCGTTACGCCATGCTTCGGGGCATGAACGCGTAACTCTGCGTCGCCCCTGGGCAACCCCGTACTGGGCCAGGCGCTCGCCTGGGTGGATTGCGAACTGCATACCGAGTACGACGGCGGCGACCACACCATCGTGGTGGGCGCCGTCCGTGCCCTGGGGGCGCGGGATGGCGCCGAGCCCCTCCTCTTCTTCAAGGGCACCCATTTTGAAGGAGTGGAAACCCGCGCCAGCCGGCTGGAGAAGGTCGCGTAACGGGCGAAGAACGTTCATGGGCCGGACGCCAGATGTGCTCGCCAATACCGGATCTTCACGCAACGTAGATCATGACCCGGCCGAGACGCTCGCAGTGCGGAGCCATTTCAGGGCCTCCTGCTCGTCTGTGAAAAACCTGCTCGGGCACTGTGGCAAGGGCAGTCCGCGCCGTCCGTGGGCGATGACCCGGTCCACTGACGTGCTGCCGAGGATTGCAAAGGCTGTGACGGTAATGGCTTCGCTGAAGACACGGACGGCATCTCGGCTGACATGCTTGACGCCCGTTATCTGCAGTAAGACCGCACAGCCCGCGCCTCCGGTCAGGGTCAGGAAGCGCTCCCGCACGGAGGTTCCGTCCGCGGCAGTAATCTGGCTTCCGGGACGCAACGTAATCCGGAGAATACGTTCGCTTTCAACGGTGAGGGTGAAGTTCGTTTGGCCGGGGTCTGAGGCTGCGGGTCCGTCGCCTGAGCTCTCGTCAGCCAGGGAACGTTGTTCGACTTCGGCATGGACCTGTGTGGTCATCAAATCCCCCGGATGCGGTTCAACGGCGCCTCCGCCGGCGCAGTGAGCCCCGTTTACCCCAGGGCTTTGCAGGTCAGAGTACCTCGGGGTTGACCTGGGGTCCATGAAAGATCGGATACTGGTCCGAAGCCACGGTCTGGGCACCTGCTCACGGCGACACCGTGCTGCTCATCGGCTCGCTCCTACAGCTACGGGACGATGTTCTCCACGCCCTTAAGCCGAGCAATCCTGCGGCAGCCTGGCCGCCTCAGGCAGGCTCCCGGGATGTACGCCGCCTCCTCAGCCGCTGAACGCCGTCGTCCTGGCAACGCCGTCGTAGCCACCGGCTGGTGCCTTGAGCCCGTACAGGGCGCCGACCGTCGGAGCCACGTCCACCGTCCGCGCCGGGTCAGACGACGTGCGGCCGCGGACCACGCGGGGGCTGCCGCCGGAGATGAAGAACGGGATGGGCTCGGTGGCTGGGTGGCCGTGGTTGCCGGGAATGGGGTTCGAGGCGATGTAGGGGTCCGAGAACCGCCAGCCGGCGCGGCAGAAGGCCACCAGGTCCCCGGCCTCCGCCCCCAGCCGAAGCTCGGCAGGCGAATGCACTGACAGCACGCCGGGGTGGGCCTGGACCAGGGTGCTCGCGGCCTGGAGGCCTGCCGATTTCTGCTCCGCGGGGCCGGTCCAGTACAGCAGGTCCGCGCCGCCGTTTTGGGCCACCGTGACGGAGGACCGGAGGTCCGGCCGGGCCTGGAGGATCAGGTCCACCGAGACCACATTGGTGGGCAGGGACCAGTCCATGGAGTGGTCCGCAAGCACCACCAGGACGCTCGACTCCCACTTGCCGGCCTCAACCAGGTGGTCCACCAGCCGGCCCACCTGCAGGTCGGTGTCCGCGAGGGCGGCGCTGCGTGCTGTCTGGAGGGTGGTCCCTGTCAGGTCCGAGTGCCCCATGCGGTCAACATCGCCGAGGTTGGTGAACGTGAAGTCCGGATCGGGGCCGCTGACGATGGCCAGCAGCGCGTCCATGGTGGCGGCGTCCGGCGCGTGCCCTGTTACCGGCAGCAGCGGCGAAGGCTCCCAGCGGTAGCTCGCCCGCGTGCCGAAGATCCCGTACAGGTACTTCTTGCTCAGGACGGAGGCGGTGGTGAGGCCGGACGCGCCCAGGCGTTCAAGCAGCGTGGGAAAGCGGAGGTCGGTTTCGCGGTCCATGTCCCGTGCTGCCCCTTCGGCGGCATCAAAGACCGAGTTGGCGGGCACTCCGGACCTGTCCGGCCGGACGCCGGTCATCATCATGACGTGGTTGGGGATCGTCTCCATCACCGGCAGGGACCTTGCGGCCGGGAAGTTGGTGCCCTCCGCCCGCAGCGCGGCGAGCCGCGGGGTCAGCCCAGGCGTGATCTCGTCCGGCCGGCAGCCGTCCACCACAAGGACGTAGGTGCGGGTCCGCGCGGCGCCGGGATCCGCCGTCGGACCGGCCCACGAGGTTCCGGGCGCGGCGGAAAGGACGACGGCGGCACTTCCGGCGCCGGCGAGGCGCAGGAACTGGCGGCGGTCCGGGTTCACAGCGCGCCGCCGGTTGCCGGGACGGCTTTGCCGGTGCCGGCACCCACCCTGAACGAGGTGGACAGCGTGGCCGCCGAGGCCTGCGCAGTCCGGTCGGCAAGGACGTACCAGTCCATGCGGACCCCTGCAGGCGTAACGTCCAGGACGGAGTAGCCGTGCGAGTCGAAGTCGAGGTACTTCACGTGGGGGTTGGCCGCCCTGATGGCTGACTCCACCGCCAGGGAGGAGGTCCGTGGCGGCGCATTCAGGATGTCGTCCAGGTTGTCGCTGGTCACCGACGTGCAGACCAGTTCTGCCGCCACCGAATCGCCCGTAGTGGGATAGGTCAGGGGGTCGGCGGGGAGGTCGCAGGCCCACCCGGAGTGGATGTCGCCGGTGAGGAAAACGGTGTCCTTGATCCCCTGGTCCCGCAGGTGCCGGACCACCCGGCTCCGGTCGGCCTCATAGCCGTCCCACTGGTCCACGTTGTAGGGGACGCCGTCGATGGTGGTGCCGCCCATGAGCTTCTGGACCCCCGCCACTTCCGCCAGGCTGAGCGTGGACGGAACCCGGACGGGCGCAATCATCACAGGATTGCCCACCAGCTTCCACTGCGGGCCGCCGGAGGTGAGGTTGCCCAGCAGCCAGTCCATCTGCGCAGCTCCCGTGATGGTCCGGTCCGGGCTGTCCACCGCAGGGTCCAGCCCGTTGGCGGCCTGCTGGCTCCGGTAGGAGCGGAGGTCCAGCATGGACAGGCTGGCCAGCGAGCCGAAATCAAGGCGGCGGTACAGCGGACTGCCTGGCTGGTAGCGCACGGGCATCCACTCCGCATAGGCCTGGTTGGCCGCCGCGCGCCGTTCGGCCCACAGGCCTTCCGCGCCCTCGGTGTGGTTCTCCGCCCCTCCGCTCCAGGCATCGTTGGCCGCCTCATGGTCGTCCCAAGTGACGATGAAGGGTGCAGCCAGGTGCAGGGCCTGCAGGTCGGCGTCTGTCTTGTACTGGGCGTGCCGGCGCCGGTAGTGGGAGAGGGTGGTCATTTCGACGGCGGGATGGTGCGGGCGTACGACGACGTCCCTCGCCTGGTACTCCCCGGGTGCGTACTCGTAGAGGTAATCGCCGAGGTGCAGCACGGCGTCGAGGTCCCCGCGCTGGGCGAGGTGGCGGTAGGAGCTGAAGTAGCCTGCCTGGTAGTTCGCGCAGGAGACCACGCCGAAGCGCAGCTGCTCCACCTGGGCTCCGGCCGCCGGTGCGGTCTTGGTCCGGCCGGCGGCGGAAACCGCCCGGCCCACCGAGAAGCGGTACCAGTAAGCCGTTCCCGGCTGCAGGCGTCCGGCCACCACCTTCACGGTGTGGTCACGCTCCGGCCCGGTCTTTGCTGATCCCTTGGCAACAATCCTGCCGAAGGCGGGATCCGCTGCCACCTCCCAGTTCACTGTTGCAGCCGGGCCGAGTCCCGAGCCGGGCGTGGCTTCCGGGCTGGGGGTTACCCGGGTCCAGAGCACCACGCTGTCCGGGTGCGGGTCACCGGAGGCAACTCCATGCGCGAACAGCGGGTCAGCCGCCTGGGCAGGGCTTGAGACGAGGGGCACTACCCCGGCGACGGCCGCGGCAAGGCCGCCTGCGCGGAGGACCTGGCGGCGGGTGGGCGATTGTCTGTACTCGCGGGTAACAAAAGGCATGTACTCCAGTATCAACGCCCCCTGCGGCGTAATCGGCGGATTTTGCCGGATGTTCACCGAACGTCCCACCGCGGTTCTCCTGCGGTTCCGCCGCCCCGGGCGCGGGGCTGCGTGCAAGCCTCCTAATAGACGGAGCCCTCGAGCAGTTCGGACAACCTGCGGGCGGCGCGCCGCAGCTCCGGCACATTGGCCTTGATTTTCTCTTCGGTCGTCGCCTCTGCCGGGCAGTTCAGTGCCATGGCCTCGTTGGCGCGGCCTGCCCTGTTGGTCAAGGCAACCCCGACGGAGAGCACGCCCACGACGCGCTCGTTCGCGGAGTACGCGTAGTCCACGCCTGGCCCGGGCAGCCGCGACCGCAGCTCCTCAACCGTGAATCCCGGCTCCTCATGGCCGGCGGCGATCGCGCCCGCCACGACCTGTTCGAGCTCTGCGTCAGAGGCGTCCGCAATCAGGATTTTCCCTGCCGCGCCGCGGGTCAGCGGCAGGCGCTTACCCAGGGGAAGGTCGTACTGCATGGGCGCCTCTCCTTGAACCCGCGCCACCAGGATCCGCTCGTTCCCGAGCCGGGTATGGAGAGACACGGACATGCCGGTCTGCGCTGCCAGCTGTTGCAGGACCGGACGTCCCGCAACCGCCAAGGGATCGTTCTCAAGGAAGCTCTTTGCCGCCGGAAGCACGGCCGGCCCGATCCGGTAGGACTTGTCTGTCTGGCTCACCATGCCGAAATCCTGCAGCACCCGCAGGATCCTCAGGGTGGTGGGCAGGCTCATGCCGCACGTCCTGGCGAGGTCGCTGAGCCGCTGCGGCCGTTCAGCCCGCTGCAGTTCCGCGAAGACCTCCATGGCCCGCGAGAGGGAGCGCATATTCGAGGCCTTGGGGCCCTCGTCTGCCGCGCTGTCCGCGGACGGGGGTGTCATCGTCGCCATCCTTTCATTGTATGTAAGTTCCTTGCGCTTGACAGCAGGTGTGTCTGCTGTCACTATTTCTCTGTACGCAATATAGTTTCATTGTATGAAATGCAACGACACAGCGTGAAAACCACGCACAGTAAGAAGGAACCAATGACAACGGAGTCAGTGATGACCAAACCAGCGAGCACCGGCCGAGTGGCTCCCTCCGTGCTGGTGGGGATCGGCGCTTTCGCAGCCGTCGGCGCCTACGTCCTGGTCACCTCGATCGATCTCGGACTCTGGACGTCCCTGGGCCCCGGCCCCGGACTCTTCCCGTTTGCCATGGGGGCTGTCCTGGCAGCCATGGCGGTGGTGTGGCTGCTCCAGGAGCTCCGCCGGCCCAGCGAAGCCACTGAAGGCGTTGACCGCGGACTGGTGATCGCCGTGGTTCTCAGCCTGGTAATCCTCGCGGCCGTGATGGACCTGCTCGGCTTCCAGCTGAGCATGTTCCTCTTCCTCCTGTACCACCTGAAACTTCGCGGGCGCAGGACCTGGGTGTCCTCGCTGATCATCGCGGTGGCCGGAAGCTTCGGAGCGTTTTACGCCTTCAACTACGGCCTGAACGTCGCGCTGCCGGTGTCCGCCCTTCCCTTCCTTAACGCGATCGGACTCTAGACGTGGATGTCTTCAACGAACTGATGGGCGGCTTCGCGGCCGCCATGACCTGGCAGAACCTGCTGTTTGCCTTCCTGGGCTGCCTGCTGGGCACTATCATCGGTGTCCTGCCCGGCATCGGCCCCGTCGCCGGCGTCGCCCTGCTGATCCCCCTGACGCTGAACATGGATGCGACCGGGGCGATCATCATGCTGTGTGCCATCTTCTATGGCACCGCCTACGGGGGAACCATCACCAGCGTCCTGCTCAACACCCCCGGTGAAGCAGCTTCGGCCATCACCACTATCGACGGCTACGCCATGACAAAGATGGGCAAAGCAGGCGCCGCCCTGACCATCGCCGCCGTCGGATCCTTTGTGGGCGGCACCATAGCCACCCTGGGCCTGGTGGCTGCCGCCAAACCGCTGGGAGAACTCGGCCTGCTGGTAGGTCCGCCGGAATTCTTCGCCCTGATGGTGGTGGGCATCTCCCTGCTTGTCGCGCTCGCAGGCAAATCCATGGTCAAGGCGGTCATCTCCGGCGCCCTGGGCCTGCTGATCGCCATGGTCGGCATCGACCCGGTGGCCGGCGCGCCGCGCTTTACCTTCGGCATGGACCGGCTCCTGGACGGGGTCAGTTTCGTGGCGGTGATCGTGGGCGTCTTTGGACTCTCCGAACTGCTCTCCTACCGCAAGGGCGACCAGCCGGCCGCGGTCCACGCACCCAACCTGCGCTCGCTGCTTCCCACCGGCAAGGAATGGCTCCGCAGCGCCCCGGCCATGGCCCGCGGCACCGGCATCGGCTTCGGCCTGGGCCTCATCCCGGGCATGACCGGCTCCGTGTCCTCGCTGCTCTCCTACGGTGCGGAAAAGAAGTTCTCGCGCAACCGCCACGAACTGGGGAAGGGCGCCATCGAGGGCGTCGCCGGTCCCGAAACGGCCAACAACGCCCACGCGAACGCGGCCCTGATCCCGCTGTTCACCCTCGGCATCCCGGCCTCACCCACCATCGCCGTGCTGATGGGCGCATTCCTGCAGCAGGGCCTCACCCCGGGGCCCACCCTTTTCACCGAGAACTCCGAGATCGCCTGGGCCATCATCGCCAGCCTCTTCATCGGCAACCTGATCCTGCTCCTGCTCAACGTCCCGCTGGTGGGCCTCTGGACCTCCATCCTCCGCGTCCCGTCCTCGATCCTCACCGCCCTGATCCTGCTGTTCATGGTCATCGGCGCCTACACCATCAACTTCAGCGTCTTCGACGTCTTCGTGATGATCGGCTTCGGCCTCCTGGGCCTGGCACTGCGCCACCTGGACATCCCGCTGGCACCCATGGTGCTGACCCTGGTGCTCGGGCCGCTGATGGAACGCTCCCTGCGCGAATCCCTCGAGATTTCCCAGGGTGACTTCAGCATCTTCACCAGCCGTCCCATTTCCGCCGTCCTGATCGGCCTTGGACTGCTGATCATCTTCAGCCCGCTCCTCAAGCTCCGCAAGCCGAAGGCGCTCAACGAAGACCCCGAAACCTAAACCCCAACCAACTCCACTTTCACCCATCCCCACCTTCAAAGGAGAAGACCCATGAAAACCCGTATGCGCCTCGCCGCCGCCCTTGCCGCGGCATCCCTGATCGGACTGACCGGCTGCGGTGCCAACGCCGGTGCTACCGGTGCTACCGGTGCCGCCAGCGACTTCCCGAAAAAGGGCAAGTCCATCGACCTCATCGTCGCCTTCGGTTCAGGCGGCGCGGTGGACACCGCCGCCCGGCTCATCCAGCCGGTCCTCGAAAAGGAACTCGGAACCAACGTCGAGGTCATCAACAAGCCCGGCGCCGGTGGCCAAATCGGCTACACCCAGCTCACCAGCGCCAAGCCGGACGGCTACACGATCGGTGCCACCGGTTCGCCGTCGGTAGTCGTTTCACCGCTGGACCCGTCCCGCGGTGCCAAGTACACCCGCGAAAGCTTCCAGCCCCTGGGCCGGCATGTCATCGACCCCGCGGTGATCGCCGTCCAGCCGGACAGCCCGTACCAGACGCTCAAGGACCTCCTCGACGCTGCCAAGGCCAACCCTAAGTCCATGACCGCAAGCACCACGGGACTCCAGACGGGCGAACACTTCGCCCTGGCCCAGATCCAGGAAAACACCGGCTCGGAGTTCGCCCCGGTCCACTTCTCGGAGGGCGCATCACAGGCAACCACGGCATTCCTTGGCAAGCATGTTGACATCCTGGTGGCCAACGTCAGTGACGTGAACGATCTCAGCAAGCAGGGCAAGGCGCGGGTGCTGGGAGTCATGTCCGAGGAGCGTGCACCTTCCCTGCCGGACGTCCCCACGTTCAAGGAATCCGGCTACGACCTGATCGCAGGCACCGCCCGCGGCTACTCCGCCCCGGCCGGCCTGCCCGCCGACGTGGCCAAGAAGCTTGAGGCAGCCATCCAGAAGGCCATCGAGGACCCCGCCGTGGTGCAGAAAATGAAGGACCTTGGCCTGCAGACCAGCTACCTCAACGGCGCCGACTACCAGACGTTCTGGGCAAGCCAGGAAGGGGACTTCAAGAAGGTCCTTCCGCTGGTCCAGAAAAAAGACTGACTCCCGCAACGTAAGGAAAGACCCGCCATGACAACCCCCGCCATCGACGCAATCGATTTCCCCCGTCCCGACACGGACGTGGTCGAGCGCCTTGCCAAACTGCCCGCCGCCAACATCGGCGACGCAGTAGACCGCCTCGGCGTCGCGGACTCCGCGATCCAGGCCGTCTGGCCAGGGGCCCGGCTTGCCGGGCCGGCCTTCACCGTGTGGACGCGCCCCGGCGACAACCAGGGCATCCACAAGGCCCTCGAACTCGCCCGGCCGGGAGACGTCATTGTGGTTGCCGGCGGCGGGGATGAGTCCCGCGCGCTGCTTGGGGAGCTCATCGGTGAACGTGCCATCAACCTCGGCATCGCCGGCTTCGCGCTGGACGGAGCAGCGCGCGACGCCGAAGCGCTGGGTGAGATTGGCATGCCCGTCTTCGCCCGGGCTACTTCCCCCGCAGGCCCCTACAAGAACGGCCCGTACCGCCTGGGGACGCCGCTCGCCTTCGGCGGCGTCCCCGTCCTCCCGGGCGACGTGATCATCGGCGACTCCGACGGCGTGGTGGTCATCCCCCGGGAGCAGGCGGCCGCCGTCGCCGAGGCTGCGGAAGCAGTGTTCGCCGATGAAACCAACCGCCGGCAAGCCATCGTCGCAGCCCGCGGCTAACGCAAGAAAGACAGAGAAAACCATGACAGCGGTAACCGTCATTGGCCTCGGCGAAGCCGGAGCCACCTACGCCGCGGCACTCCACGCCGCAGGCCACCGGGTCACCGGGTTTGATCCCGTTGCCCCCACTACCCCCGCCGGCGTTACCCGCGCCGCATCCGCAGCCGAAGCCAGCACAGGAGCAGACATTGTCCTGGTGATGACGGGCGCCGCCGCCGCGCGCAGCGTCGCCCAGGAGTGCCTCCCGGCCCTCGAAGAAGGCAGCTGCTACGCGGACTTCACCTCCTCCTCGCCCCAGGTGATGCAGGAACTTGGACAGTTCGCCAGCAAAGCCGATTTCGCCGACGTCGCCATCCTCGGGCCGGTCTCCGCGCTGGGCGAGAAGACCCCGCTGATGGTGAGCGGACCGGGTGCGCAGGCTGTGGCTGACCTCCTCGGCCCGCTTGGCGTCAACGTCGAAATTGCTGAAGGGGAACCCGGGGCGGCCATGGCCCACAAGCTCCTCCGCAGCGTCCTGATGAAGGGCATGGCCTCCGTGGTGGTCGAGGCCGTCACTGCCGGCCGGGCGGCCGGGCTTGAGGAATGGATCCGGGCCCAGATCGCGAGCCAGCTGGCCGGTGACGGGCAGGCAGTCATTGACCGCTTCCTGACCGGCACGGCCAAGCATGCCGTCCGGCGCTCGAAGGAAATGCAGGACACCGCCAGCTACCTGGGCGATCTTGGAGTGCCTGCCGAGATGACCACCGCTTCCGCGGCTGCGCTGTCCCGGATCGCCCTGGAAACCGCACCGGCCTTGCGCTGACCTAAAAGTCCGGCAGAATCAGGAACAGGTATTACATGACCCACCACATCACCGGCGTCCCGCCGTCAGGAGCAGCAGCATGATCGGCATCTGGGCACTTGGCGCCTACCTTGCCGTCATCCTGTTGTGGACCACCGTGCTCAAGCGCAGCGTGGGGGAAGCCATGATCCTCGGATTCCTGGCCGTGCTTCCGTTCACCGGAGCGGCAGCGGCGCAGATCGGCTGGGATGCGCTGTACTCGGCCATCACGGACGAGATCGTCTACGCCACCATGGCGTTTGTGTTCATGGGCTACCTGCTGGACAAAACCGGCGTCCTGGACCGGCTGATCGACCTGCTCAACTCCCTGATCGGCGGGGTCAAGGGCGGGCCGGCGTGGGTGTCCACCGTGGCGTCCGCGGGACTGGGCAGCGTGGTCCACAACCAGGCGGCCATCGCCGCCACGGTGGGATCGGTGACCATCCCCTGGATGGAGAAATCCAAGCTGGACAAGCCCGCTGCTGCCACCCTGGTGGCGGGGAACGCGGGAATGGGCATCACGTTCCCGTTCAGCGCCTCAATGTTCGTCCTGGTGGGCTCGGCCACCGTGGGGCCCCTGCTGGACGTCAACGCGCTGGTCCTCCCGCTGCTGTTCGGCGGACTCTGGTGCTTCCTGCACCGGCTGATCGTCACCTGGCTGCTGGTCCGCAAGAGCGGCATGGCCCCGCTTGACGCCGCCCACCGGCTGCCGGTCCGGGCCGCGTTCGGCCGCGGCTGGGCCACCCTGCTGCTGTTCATTGTGGTGGCCATCCCGCTGGTCATCACGTCGGGTGCCGTCGCCAAGGCGCTTTCGGACTGGACCGGGGGAGATGTCTCCAAGTCCGTCAGCGTGATCGTCTGGATTCCCGTAGTCCTCATCATCACGGGCCTCCTGCTGGGCCGGAAGAAGCTGCCCAGCGACGGCCGGGCGTGGTGGACGCTGCTGCAAGACTCCGCGCCGCGCTTCGGCATTGTGGGCGTCACCGTGGTATTCGCCTTCGCCGGCGCCAACGCCCTGGCCGCCACCGGCCTGCCCAAGCAGATGACCCAACTGCTCAACGGGATGAACCTGCCGCTGTGGATCCTGGCCATCCTGATCGGCCTGATCGTCATCGCGGTGGCAGCGCCCCTGTCCGCCACAGCGACCATGGCCGCCGTCGGAACCGTCGGCGTCGCAGCCCTGGTGGCGGCCGGCGTCCCGGCCACCACTGCGGCCGTGGCAGTCCTGGTCTTCTCCTCCTGCGAGGCGGCGGTCCCGCCGGGAGGTGCACCGCTGTATGTGGCGTGCGGCATCGCGGACGTGGACCCGATCAAGACGTTCCTCCGGCTGCTGACCCACTACGCCCTGCCGCTGCTCGGCATCGGCGTGCTGATCATCCTCGGCGTCCTGCCCATCTAAAGGAAGTCCCCATGCACTCCATCCGAAGGGCCGTTGAAGTCCTCTTCGTCCTCACCCTCGCAGCGCTCCTGGTTGGCGGCGTGGCGTTTGTGGCCGGGCAGGCCATAGCCCTCGTTGCCGGCCAGGGTGAGTGGCTCGCCCTGCTCAACAGCACCATCAAGGCGCCCATCTGCATCGCGGCCTCCATCTGTGCCATTGCAGGGTTCCTGCTCAGCTACAAGCGCCGCCAGAACCAGGAACAGCCGCAGAAAGCAGGGGCGCGGTGACGCCTGCCGCCGGCGACGGAAGGTACCCGACGTTCGCCGAACTCCTCCGCCGGGAGGGCGCATTGGCGGGCACCTCCTGGGGCCTGTTTCCGGACCCAACCCGCGGGACGCCGTCGTTCATTACTCCCCAAACGGTGCTGGACGCGCGGGACTCCATCCGGACCGGCACTGCCTTTGGCCTGGACTATCCGGCGGACGCCTTCGACCCCGGCATGTCGCTCAAGCGTGGCGCGCCCCGGCACACCATCTACTCCTCGCACCCGGCCCACCGCGACGACTTCCTGGACGGCTACTACCTCCAGGGGTCCTCTCAGATTGACGGTCTGCGGCACCGCCGGGCGGACGATGTGGGTTTCTACAACGGCACGCCGGATGACCTCGTCAGGGAAGGCAGGCCGGAGCTGGGCATCCAGGAATGGGCGGACCAGCCGATTGCCGGCAGGGGAGTGCTGCTGGACCTGGCCGGATACCGGGCCGCCCAGGCCGCTCCGATTGACCATGCCGCCGGCGAGCCGTTGGGCCTGGACCTGATCGAAGCGGTGCTGGACGCGCAGTCCGTGAGCCTCCGCCAGGGCGACATCCTGATGCTGCACACCGGCTGGTGCGAGTGGTTCCTTGGCCTGCCTCCGGACGGGAAGCAGCGGATGCGGGAGAGCCGCCGCGCCACCGGTGTTGCCCAGTCGGAGGAGTTCGTCGCCTGGGCGTGGAACCACCGGCTGGCGCTCCTCGCCGCAGACAACTTCGCCTTCGAATGCCTGCCCGCCCTGCCCTCCAGCCCCTACCGGAACTCCGCCCCGAACGACCACGGCATGATGCACCAGCAGCTGCTCGCCAAGCTGGGCATGCCGCTGGGGGAGCTGTGGCGCCTGGGCCCGCTCGCCCGCCACATGCGGACTGCGGGCCAGTGGGACGCCTTCATCACCATCAAGCCGCTGAACATCACCGGCGGCACCGGATCACCCGCGAACGCCACCGCGCT contains:
- a CDS encoding TRAP transporter large permease subunit; the protein is MIGIWALGAYLAVILLWTTVLKRSVGEAMILGFLAVLPFTGAAAAQIGWDALYSAITDEIVYATMAFVFMGYLLDKTGVLDRLIDLLNSLIGGVKGGPAWVSTVASAGLGSVVHNQAAIAATVGSVTIPWMEKSKLDKPAAATLVAGNAGMGITFPFSASMFVLVGSATVGPLLDVNALVLPLLFGGLWCFLHRLIVTWLLVRKSGMAPLDAAHRLPVRAAFGRGWATLLLFIVVAIPLVITSGAVAKALSDWTGGDVSKSVSVIVWIPVVLIITGLLLGRKKLPSDGRAWWTLLQDSAPRFGIVGVTVVFAFAGANALAATGLPKQMTQLLNGMNLPLWILAILIGLIVIAVAAPLSATATMAAVGTVGVAALVAAGVPATTAAVAVLVFSSCEAAVPPGGAPLYVACGIADVDPIKTFLRLLTHYALPLLGIGVLIILGVLPI
- a CDS encoding cyclase family protein; the protein is MTPAAGDGRYPTFAELLRREGALAGTSWGLFPDPTRGTPSFITPQTVLDARDSIRTGTAFGLDYPADAFDPGMSLKRGAPRHTIYSSHPAHRDDFLDGYYLQGSSQIDGLRHRRADDVGFYNGTPDDLVREGRPELGIQEWADQPIAGRGVLLDLAGYRAAQAAPIDHAAGEPLGLDLIEAVLDAQSVSLRQGDILMLHTGWCEWFLGLPPDGKQRMRESRRATGVAQSEEFVAWAWNHRLALLAADNFAFECLPALPSSPYRNSAPNDHGMMHQQLLAKLGMPLGELWRLGPLARHMRTAGQWDAFITIKPLNITGGTGSPANATALM